From Acidimicrobiales bacterium, the proteins below share one genomic window:
- a CDS encoding SDR family NAD(P)-dependent oxidoreductase has translation MTQSLDGTVALVTGASSGIGAAAATALAAQGANVALAARRRDRLDSLAATIREQGGTAAVLESDITDEPQATDVVARTVAELGRLDTLINNAGVMLLGPAVGAPLAEWQGLVELNVLGLLYCAHAALPHLLRAAEDGPRHVADMVNISSVAGRVVRSGSSVYNLTKHGVGAFSESLRQEVTKRYVRVSLVEPGATATELASHNRPEILESLRGQFGQRMEAEDIADAIVYIVTRPRHVAVNEMLIRPTEQER, from the coding sequence ATGACGCAGTCATTGGACGGCACCGTGGCCTTGGTGACTGGGGCGTCCAGCGGCATCGGCGCGGCCGCCGCGACCGCGCTCGCCGCCCAGGGCGCCAACGTGGCGCTGGCAGCGCGGCGCCGGGACAGGCTGGACTCCCTCGCCGCTACCATCCGTGAGCAGGGCGGCACCGCGGCGGTGCTCGAGTCCGACATCACTGACGAGCCGCAGGCGACCGACGTGGTTGCGCGCACCGTTGCCGAGCTTGGGCGACTCGACACGCTCATCAACAATGCTGGCGTGATGCTGCTCGGACCGGCGGTTGGAGCGCCGTTGGCCGAGTGGCAGGGTCTGGTCGAGCTGAACGTGCTCGGTCTCCTCTACTGCGCGCACGCCGCACTCCCCCACCTGCTCCGCGCCGCCGAGGACGGCCCCCGCCATGTCGCCGACATGGTGAACATCAGCTCGGTGGCCGGTCGGGTGGTCCGCAGCGGGAGCAGCGTGTACAACCTGACCAAGCACGGTGTAGGAGCATTCAGCGAGTCCCTGCGCCAAGAGGTGACGAAGCGCTACGTACGCGTCTCACTGGTCGAGCCCGGCGCGACGGCGACCGAGCTCGCCAGCCACAACCGGCCCGAGATCCTCGAGTCCTTGAGAGGTCAGTTCGGGCAGAGGATGGAGGCCGAGGACATCGCCGACGCCATCGTCTACATCGTCACCCGACCGAGGCACGTCGCCGTGAACGAGATGCTCATCCGCCCCACGGAGCAGGAGCGGTAG
- a CDS encoding OsmC family protein gives MTTVRHLAHAIGSTGSSTPAYQVDIRVGAHQLLGDEPAGAGGGDIGPSPFELLASALAACTATTLRMYAERHGWELSTISVEVRYDVDDDQRGTIERSITVPPSLSGEQREGLASIAERTPVTRAIRAGTPITTTMRQGTEG, from the coding sequence GTGACGACCGTGCGTCACCTCGCGCATGCCATCGGCTCCACGGGCTCGAGCACACCCGCCTACCAGGTCGACATCCGAGTCGGCGCCCACCAGCTCCTCGGCGACGAGCCCGCTGGCGCCGGCGGCGGCGACATCGGCCCATCGCCGTTCGAGCTTCTCGCCAGCGCCCTGGCCGCCTGCACGGCCACGACCCTTCGCATGTACGCCGAGCGTCACGGCTGGGAGCTGAGCACCATCAGCGTAGAGGTGCGTTACGACGTCGACGACGACCAGCGAGGCACGATCGAGCGATCGATCACGGTTCCTCCCTCGCTCTCCGGCGAGCAACGCGAGGGTCTGGCGTCCATCGCCGAACGGACCCCGGTGACGCGGGCCATCCGCGCCGGTACACCCATCACGACGACCATGCGGCAAGGCACTGAAGGATGA
- a CDS encoding DapH/DapD/GlmU-related protein, which yields MSVGPGTAVANRDAGPLQIAGSAVVLGRARLGEGSLLAEGAVIRSQDEGVEVGTGSAVIENGVVVGTAAIPTTIGRRSTFGHRCMVIGATVGDLCEIGNASTLMPGSRLGDRVFLGEGTVVPPGTTLPSEVVAVGRPARVVRSATADDLRRLSGLRGGDLSVPERTALTVEHRQGTIAMGQLYAYRGTLPTIAASATLFPTAELTGDVVVGQRTIIGAGVKIIGDSHGPVRIGDDVQILENTVLHLLPDNELIIENGVIVGPGAMIHGCHIGAGSVVEPGAIVCDGSVIGAGSIVRAGAVVKQRSRLAPATDIDGLPATAVGQLPQPLQAPTWALRPDDLPVLHRGPSGQ from the coding sequence ATGAGCGTCGGACCAGGCACTGCCGTCGCCAACCGGGATGCCGGTCCACTCCAGATTGCGGGCTCTGCCGTGGTGCTGGGCCGGGCCCGCCTCGGAGAGGGATCGTTGCTCGCCGAAGGCGCGGTCATACGCTCCCAGGACGAAGGCGTCGAGGTCGGCACCGGATCGGCCGTGATCGAGAACGGCGTGGTCGTCGGCACCGCGGCCATCCCGACGACGATCGGGCGCCGAAGCACCTTCGGCCACCGCTGCATGGTGATCGGAGCAACGGTCGGCGACCTCTGCGAGATCGGGAACGCCTCGACGCTGATGCCCGGCTCCCGGCTGGGCGACCGGGTCTTCCTTGGGGAGGGAACTGTCGTGCCGCCCGGCACGACCCTGCCGAGCGAGGTCGTCGCCGTCGGACGACCAGCGAGAGTCGTGCGATCAGCGACCGCCGACGACCTCCGTCGCCTCTCCGGCCTGCGTGGCGGCGACCTGTCCGTACCGGAACGTACCGCCCTTACCGTCGAGCACAGACAGGGGACGATCGCCATGGGTCAGCTGTACGCCTACCGAGGCACCCTGCCGACCATCGCCGCCTCGGCGACCCTGTTCCCGACCGCCGAGCTCACCGGCGACGTCGTAGTCGGCCAGAGGACGATCATCGGCGCCGGCGTCAAGATCATCGGTGATTCCCACGGCCCGGTCCGCATCGGCGACGATGTCCAGATCCTCGAGAACACGGTCTTGCACCTGCTGCCGGACAACGAGCTCATCATCGAGAACGGGGTCATCGTCGGGCCCGGTGCGATGATCCATGGCTGTCACATCGGCGCCGGCTCGGTCGTCGAGCCGGGCGCCATCGTCTGCGACGGCAGCGTCATCGGCGCCGGCTCCATCGTCCGCGCCGGAGCCGTGGTCAAGCAGCGCTCTCGACTGGCGCCGGCTACCGACATCGACGGCTTGCCGGCCACCGCCGTAGGTCAACTCCCCCAGCCGCTCCAAGCGCCCACCTGGGCGCTGCGACCCGATGACCTTCCCGTACTCCATCGTGGGCCCTCGGGCCAGTGA